GCTGGAGTTCCTCGGCGACTCGGTGCTCGGCGTGGTGATCACCACCGCGCTCTTCCACAACCACCCGGACCTGCCCGAGGGGCAGTTGGCGAAGCTGCGCGCCAGCGTGGTCAACATGCGGGCGCTCGCCGACGTGGCCCGTGGCCTGGGCCCGGACGGCCTCGGCGCGTACCTGTTGCTCGGCAAGGGCGAGGAGACCACCGGTGGCCGGGACAAGGCGAGCATCCTCGCCGACACGCTCGAGGCGCTGCTCGGCGCGATCTACCTGCAGTACGGGTTGGACACCACGGGGATCGTCATCCACCGGCTCTTCGACCCGCTGATGGCCGAGTCGGCTGGGCGGGGCGCCGCACTGGACTGGAAGACCAGCCTGCAGGAGCTGACGGCGGCGCTCGGGCTCGGGGTCCCGGAGTACCGGATCGAGGGCACCGGCCCGGATCATCTCAAGACGTTCACCGCCTGGGTGGTGGTGGCCGGCAACCGGTACGGCGGCGCCGAGGGACGCAGCAAGAAGGAGGCCGAGCAGCGGGCCGCCGAGGCCGCCTGGCGCACGCTCGCCGAGCAGAACGGCCAAGCCGGCGACGATGGCAAGGACAGCCAAGCCAGCATCGACGGCAAGGACGGGCGGGCCGGCGACGACCGCACGGACCAGCCGGTCGACCCGGACGACGCGGCCGACCGGGGCGAGCCGTTCGGGCCGTTGGAGCGCGCCGAGCGCGCGGCCCAGGCCGAGCAGGCCGACCACCTGGCGCAGGCCCTGCCGGCCGGGGGTGCCGACGGCCACGAGACGGGGTTGCGGCGTGCCTGAGCTGCCCGAGGTGGAGACCGTCCGGCAGGGGCTGGCTCGATGGGTCATCGGCCGCCGGATCGCCTCGGTTGAGGTCCGTCACCCGCGTGCCGTTCGCCGGCACGTCCTGGGCGGCGTGCACTTCGCGGACGTGCTCGCTGGCCGGACCGTGCTGGATGCCCGCCGTCGCGGCAAGTACCTCTGGCTGCCGCTGGACAGCGGCGACGCGATCATCGGGCACCTCGGTATGTCCGGTCAGCTGCTGCTCCAACCACCGGGCACCGCGGACGAGACGCACCTGCGGGTCCGGTTCCGGTTCGCCGACGACGGGCCGGAGCTGCGCTTCGTCGACCAGCGCACGTTCGGTGGGCTCTCGGTGAGCGAGGGCGGCGCCGAGCTGCCCGACGAGATCGCACACATCGCCCGCGACCCGATGGACCCGGAGTTCTCCGACGCGGCGTTCGTCGCCGCGTTGCGTGGCCGGCACACCGAGGTGAAGCGGGCACTGCTCGACCAGACCCTGATCTCCGGGGTGGGCAACATCTACGCCGACGAGGCGCTCTGGCGCGCCGGGTTGCACGGGGGTCGACCCACCGACGCGCTGACCGGCCCGGCCGCGCAGCGCCTGCTCGGCCACGTCCGCGACGTGCTCGCCGAGGCGATCAAGGTGGGTGGGACCAGCTTCGACGCCCTCTATGTCAACGTCAACGGGGAGAGCGGCTACTTCGACCGGGAGCTGAACGCCTACGGTCGCGAGGGTGAGCCGTGCCGTCGGTGCGGGGCGCCGATCCGCCGTGAGGCATTCATGAACCGGTCCTCGTACAGCTGCCCGCGCTGTCAGCCACGGCCCCGGGGCTCCCTTCGGGGATGACCCGGAGCCGGCTCCGGGTCGGTCCCGGCGGGTCGCGTCCGGACGCTCCGGGCTGGCCCCCGGGAACTGTCCGGATCGCGGGTCGATGCCCGGCGGGTCGGCCCGCCGCCATGGTGTACGGGTTCCGGGGCGGGCCAGGGCCGTTCCCCGATGTGACCGCCTCGTCACGCACCTAACGTCAGCACCGTTGACAGGGGGTTGACGTGACAGGGGGACCCGAGATGGGCAGCAGACCGGTGACGGTGCGGTTGGCGCGGTGGAGCGCCGAACACCCGTGGCGGGCGATCGCACTGTGGGCCGTGTTCGTGGCGGTGTGTTTCGTCGGCGGCAGCGCCGCCGGCCTCAACGAGGCCACCAGCGCCGACCAGGCGATCGGCGAGGCGGGGCGCGCCAGCCTGATCGTGGACGCCGCCGACTTCGACGACCCGGCCGTGGACAACGTCCTCATCACGTCGCGGGGCGGTGCGCTGGACCAGACGGCGGCGAAGGCGGCGGCGGACGACGCGGCAGCCCGGTTGCGTACGGTCACCGGCGTCACCGAGGTGGGTCAGCCGATCACCGCCCGGGACGGCTCGGCGCTGCTGCTGCCGATCACCATGTCCGGTGACCCGGAGACCGCCTCGGACCGGGTGCAGCCTCTGCGCGACGCCACCGCCGATGTGCAGGCGGCGCACCCGCTGCTGCGCGTCGAGCAGGTCGGCGGGCCGTCGATCGGCCAGGCCCTCGACGACACCCTGGGCAAGGACTTCAAGCGCGCCGAGTTGCTCAGCCTGCCGGTCACCCTGGCGATCCTGATCATCGCGTTCGGCGCACTGGTCGCGGCCAGCGTGCCGGTGCTGCTGGCGCTCTCGTCGGTCGCCGCCGCGATGGGCCTGTCCACGCTCGCCTCGCACCTCGTGCCGGCCACCGACACGACGGCACCCGTGATCCTGCTGATCGGTATGGCGGTCGGGGTCGACTACTCGCTGTTCTACATCCGTCGGGAGCGGGAGGAACGGGCCAAGGGCCGCTCCGGCCTGGCCGCGGTCGAGATCGCCGCCGAAACCTCCGGGCACGCCGTGGTGGTCTCCGGGTTCGCGGTGATCATCGCGATGGCCGGGCTGCTGCTCGCCGGCGACGTGGTCTTCTCGTCCCTGGCCATCGGTTCGATCCTGGTGGTCGCCGTCGCGGTGACCGGCTCACTGACCGTGCTGCCCGCCCTGCTGGCCAGGCTCGGCCGCTGGGTCGACCGTCCCCGGGTGCCGCTGCTCTGGCGGCTGACCGCTCCGCGTACGTCCCGGCACGGTGAGCCACGCGCACCCCGGCTCTGGCCGGCGGTGCTCCGGCCGGCGCTGCGCGCGCCGGTGGTGACGCTGGTCATCTCGGTGGGCCTGCTGCTCGCGCTGGCCGCGCCGGCGCTCGGCATGAAGCTGAAGTTCCCCGGCATGGAGGACCTGCCGCGCACCACGCCGGCCATGCAGGCGTACGACCGGCTCACCGCGGCCTTCCCGAGCACCGGCACCAACCACGTGGTGGCCGTCCGGGCACCGGCCGAGCAGGCCGACCGGGTTCGCGCCGCCCTCACCGACCTCTCCACCCGGGCCACCGGGGATCCGCTGTTCGCCCCGGCGGAGGCGGACGGCCCGAAGATCGAGGTGTCGGCCGACCGGCGGGTGTCGGTGTTGGACGTCGCCACCCCGTACTCCAGTCGGGACGACAGGTCGGTGCGGTCGCTGGAGAAGCTGCGCGCGGACCTGGTCCCGGCCGAGCTGCGGGGCATCCCCGGCATCGAGTACGCGGTCGGCGGCAGCGTGGCCGACAGTACGGACTACGCGAAGCACGTCCGGAACAAGTTGCCTCTGGTGATGGGCTTCGTGCTGGTGCTGACCTTCCTGGTCATGGTGCTCACCTTCCGGTCAGTCGTGGTTGCGGCAAGCTCGATCGCGTTGAACCTGCTCTCCGCCGGTGCCGCGTACGGGCTGCTGGTGCTGGTCTTCCAGGGCGAGTGGGCCGAAGGGCTGCTCGGCTTCACGTCGATGGGCGCGATCGTGTCCTGGCTGCCGTTGTTCCTCTTCGTGGTGCTCTTCGGCCTCTCGATGGACTACCACGTGTTCGTGGTCAGTCGGATCCGCGAGGGGATCCGGGCCGGCATGCCCAACCGCGACGCCGTGTCGTACGGGATCACCTCCTCCGCCGGGGTGGTGACCAGCGCGGCGGTCGTGATGGTCGGCGTCTTCTCGATCTTCGCCACGTTGAGCACGATCGACATGAAGCAGCTCGGCATCGGCCTGGCGGCGGCGATCCTGCTGGACGCCACGGTCATCCGGGGAGTGGTGCTGCCGGCGTTGATGACCTTGCTCGGCGACGCCAACTGGTGGGCTCCGCGTTTCCTGCGCCAGCGTCCGGCACCCGCCCCCGTCGATCCGCCGGCCCCCGCCCCGGAGCTGGTGCCGGTCCCCTGACCATGCGCTCTGGCCGGGCCGCGACCGCGGTCCGGCCAGCGGCATCAGGGCAGCGGGCAGGCTGCCCGCCACGCGTCCAGGTCGCGGTCCTTTCGGATCGAGGCGAACCCGTAGCCGACGGTGGTGACGCAGAAGTCGTCGGTCGAGCCGACGTACTCGACGTGGAAGACCGGCTTGCCCGCGTCGGCGAACGGCAGCAGTTTGGCGCACTGGCGCAGCCGGACACACTCCTCGTTGACCACGAAGTCGAAATCCGGGGCCAGCGCCGCGAGCTGCGGCACGTCGTTGACCAGCCCGGGGGAGAGGCTGAGTGAGCGGGCCAACTGGGCGAGCCGGCGGTTGAACAGCAGTTGGTCGTCGAAGTCGAGCGGGAAGCCCGTGCGGGACGCGTACCCGTCGGCGTCGGCGAGCGCCACCGCACCGAAGCCCTTGCCCCGGCACAACCGGAACCGGTCGGCCAGCACCGGCTCCAGCGCGTCCCACCCCCGGACGTCCAGCCACCGGCTGTTGGGTCGGCG
The nucleotide sequence above comes from Micromonospora luteifusca. Encoded proteins:
- the mutM gene encoding bifunctional DNA-formamidopyrimidine glycosylase/DNA-(apurinic or apyrimidinic site) lyase is translated as MPELPEVETVRQGLARWVIGRRIASVEVRHPRAVRRHVLGGVHFADVLAGRTVLDARRRGKYLWLPLDSGDAIIGHLGMSGQLLLQPPGTADETHLRVRFRFADDGPELRFVDQRTFGGLSVSEGGAELPDEIAHIARDPMDPEFSDAAFVAALRGRHTEVKRALLDQTLISGVGNIYADEALWRAGLHGGRPTDALTGPAAQRLLGHVRDVLAEAIKVGGTSFDALYVNVNGESGYFDRELNAYGREGEPCRRCGAPIRREAFMNRSSYSCPRCQPRPRGSLRG
- a CDS encoding MMPL family transporter, which produces MGSRPVTVRLARWSAEHPWRAIALWAVFVAVCFVGGSAAGLNEATSADQAIGEAGRASLIVDAADFDDPAVDNVLITSRGGALDQTAAKAAADDAAARLRTVTGVTEVGQPITARDGSALLLPITMSGDPETASDRVQPLRDATADVQAAHPLLRVEQVGGPSIGQALDDTLGKDFKRAELLSLPVTLAILIIAFGALVAASVPVLLALSSVAAAMGLSTLASHLVPATDTTAPVILLIGMAVGVDYSLFYIRREREERAKGRSGLAAVEIAAETSGHAVVVSGFAVIIAMAGLLLAGDVVFSSLAIGSILVVAVAVTGSLTVLPALLARLGRWVDRPRVPLLWRLTAPRTSRHGEPRAPRLWPAVLRPALRAPVVTLVISVGLLLALAAPALGMKLKFPGMEDLPRTTPAMQAYDRLTAAFPSTGTNHVVAVRAPAEQADRVRAALTDLSTRATGDPLFAPAEADGPKIEVSADRRVSVLDVATPYSSRDDRSVRSLEKLRADLVPAELRGIPGIEYAVGGSVADSTDYAKHVRNKLPLVMGFVLVLTFLVMVLTFRSVVVAASSIALNLLSAGAAYGLLVLVFQGEWAEGLLGFTSMGAIVSWLPLFLFVVLFGLSMDYHVFVVSRIREGIRAGMPNRDAVSYGITSSAGVVTSAAVVMVGVFSIFATLSTIDMKQLGIGLAAAILLDATVIRGVVLPALMTLLGDANWWAPRFLRQRPAPAPVDPPAPAPELVPVP
- a CDS encoding endo alpha-1,4 polygalactosaminidase, with translation MRIRPRRRAAVHPLRRVLSAGVVLVLVVPAYGCRPELTPPGAPTPWPVAQARHWQWQWQLSGPLDPAVDADVFLLDPVDTTAAQTAELRSRDRRLICHVHVGSVRSADPDASRFPDVVQGTAARRPNSRWLDVRGWDALEPVLADRFRLCRGKGFGAVALADADGYASRTGFPLDFDDQLLFNRRLAQLARSLSLSPGLVNDVPQLAALAPDFDFVVNEECVRLRQCAKLLPFADAGKPVFHVEYVGSTDDFCVTTVGYGFASIRKDRDLDAWRAACPLP